AtatttggttgaattttattggataattagttattaatttggATGGTGAATGTTGTTATGTTAATTTGGAGAGAATCATGGTTGaatgttattgttgatgaacATAGTTGGTTAGGTACTTGTTGATTAACTAATAATTTggtgaattattgatttgaggtattttGTGTTAGAAGCTTAGGATTAGTGAACTATGATccttagttgaattttggttgttggatttgaatattGTATGAGTATAATTGTTGACCTGAGGTAGATTTATTAGGGTGACCgttatgatgatgaggaagggtatgttgaattgaaaagaaagcaGGTTTGGACctgaaaagggtggcaaagtccgagttttagaggagatgctgccaaaattttatgaaaaatttagagattttgtttatatgattatttaaaaagatttagattcaagggttatatgatttgatttagagttattaagaaaatgagcatgttttaagtttgatttatttagaaaagaataaattatgttttgaattggaactATTGATGGACGGAATGTGAGGCGTGACAATGAAGGATAAGGATTGAATATGATTGACGTATAATGATGAATGAAATgcgattgagaatgatgtggatgttgatgaattataattgaattatttatatggcttatgaatttgaataatctgagatacgagattccctggATCAAatgccgtggcttgccaccacatgTACCAAGGTGAAAACTCGATACTATGTTAACCCTtcgacgtaagtgtgaccgggcactatataaattcccgggaatgttaatcccattgagcaatattgattatttgagaaaaagctatgcatagactcttgggatgcacgtcgggggacagcctaaggacaattcagacttgtcgggttggctggataaccgacagatgagcctcatcagccatgggacatgcatgcatcatatgcgtattacttgaattacttgcttgtGTATTAACTGGGTGTGCCTAAATGTACTTGCCATGTTAAATGTATATTGTTATCTGTAGTacttgtaaccttcttgtgcttgcctttGTCTGTTTAGTTGTCTATGAAAATGCATGATGGAGTTGGAGGTAAGGAGGAATGGCAGAATAGGATTTagatttaaggttaagttaagttaggtttAAATATCCTTAGTaaaccaccttttatggcttctgtttaatactttaagctctataatctgagtgtcggcgtctaggattgcctctggcattctcaggaccttatatattatctgTGTGgtacctttaccatactgagaacctccggttctcattccatactatgttgttgttttttcagatgcaggtcgagaggcatctcgttaggcgtctggaccCTTGAAGCGGAGTGGTTACATGGTTCTTTTGTTATGTTATGATGTGTATATATGTACTTGGTTTTCTCTCCGCATAACTTGTTCTTTTGATCCtcctagaggtttatggagaggcagGATTGTGTATATGTACTTTTGGGTTAtggatatgtatgtatatatatgtaaatattctccggccagtcttgacttcgcaggctgagttaggagcttgttattttgtatctttggcaCTCTATTCCTACTTCTGTTATCATATGTTTAATAGTTATGGTTTCCTTAGCACGCAGGTTAACCCGTtccttgagcgttgcgcttttattttgcgattttgtttcctcttttcttcacggctcctagcatattataattcttctaCTATTATATgcactcattttattttagaggtcgtaataccacaccacctctgtttacagcttaagcgtaaagcttagtgtggtagggtgttacaattgtACTTTATTGTCTTATTGCTATGCAAGTATGCAGAGGCGTCgagatatataatataatattcagaTGGTGCATATGTGTGATTAAATAATGCTGTAGACTATTGAGAGAAAGAGTGCAGGTAGATCCTAGCACTGGTCATTTCCTTAACCCGTTTTATGCTTATGAAAATGACGTTGTGTGTCCTTTTCCTTAGCCAAGCTTGAGAGGAAATTGTCGGCTAGGACATGCTCCCTATAGGGACTGATCCAGTAGACTTTATGGCTGCCCTGGGAAATATGGCTGCAGCTATGCAGGCGACAGCCAAGGCACTGGGTAATCAGATAAATCAGGGTAATCATGGGAACAATAATGATGAGGGCGGTCCAATGACACTTGCTACATTTTTGAAAGTTCACCCTCCGACTTTTAGGGGAACCTCAAATCCCACTGATGTAGATAATTGGATTTAGGCTATGAAAAGGGCATTACATGCACAGCAGGTTCCTGAGGAGTAATGGGTTGAATTTAGAACTTATCAGTTGCAAGGTGAAGCTCAGTATTGGTGGCAGGGAACCCCACGTATCCTGCAGCTTGATGGTGCTGCGATTCCTTGGGAGGTTTTCCGGacagagttctataagaagtactttcctaATTCAGCCAGAAATGCcaaggaacttgaattaatgCAGTTAAATGAGGAAGGCAGCAACAGAGAAAGGAAGTTTGAGGGTGCCTTTTCAGAGGCCTTCTGGGAGGAACTTTGCTCCGAGAGGTAGGAACTTCAAGCGTGGAGGTTTTGTTCCGCAACAAATTCAGGGTCAAGGTAATTACAGAAGGCTGAATACTAATTCTAGTCAAGGAAAAATGTTTGGGAAGCAGCCACAGGAGGATCTGAATTGTCAGAAGTGCGGAAAATATCATCCTGGAGttcaatggagattaggacttgGAGTATGATATTCCTGTGGACAGCCCGGGCATATAGCCAGTAATTGCCCGGAGAAAAAGAAGTATGAGATTGGTAGAGTGCAGCAGCCGGGGAGAGTATACACCACTTCTACTATTGGTGCTAAGGGATCTGAGACGCTGATTAGAGGTAATTGTGAAATGGCTGGTAAAAttctaaatgctttatttgattcaggAGCAAGTCattcatttattgcatttgaaAAGGCCCATGAATTaggattgagaatggtgatttTAGGTTATGATTTGAAAGTATATAATGCTACTCATGAAGCTATGGTGACTAGGATAGGATGTCCACAAGTTCCCTTTCGAGTACACAGCGTGAATTTGTgcatgatttgatttttttgccTATGACTGGTCTTGATCTCATTTTGGGATTGGATTGGTTATCCAAGAATCATGTTTTGCTTGATTGTTCTGAGAAGTCAGTACAGTTTATACCGGAAGGGTCAGAAGCACCGGTTGTGGTGTATAGTTACTATTTGAATTCTATGATAGTAAACTGTTCTGGAACTGAATGTCAGGGTATTATGTTATTAACTGCGGGAGTATCAGGTGATAATCAGAGTTTAGAGGGATTCTGGTCGTATGTGAATTTCCAGATGTATTTCCGGATGATATTAATGAATTTCCACCTAATCGGGAGGTTGAGTTTGCAATTGAGCTGGTGCCTGGAGCCGGTCCAATTTCGATtactccttataggatgtcaccttTAGAAATGGCTGAACTGAAAGCTCAGCTGGAAGATCTATTAGGTAAGCATTTCATCCGACCAAGTGTTTCTCCGTGGGGAGCACCAGTGTTActagtaaagaagaaggatgggagtatgcggttGTGTGTCGACTATCGGCAATTGAATAAGATCACTGTGAAGAATAAATATCCGTTGCCTAGAATCGATGATCTAATGGATCAGTTACAGGGTGCCGGTGTGTTTTCTAAGATTGACATGCGATCCGGATATCATCAGATAAGAGTTAGAGATGAGGATATTCCGAAAACTGCTTTCAGAACCCGTTATGGTCATTATGAGTATACAGTGATGTCTTTCGGGTTAAATAATGCCTCGGCAGTATTTATGGATTATATGAACAGGATTTTCCGACCATATCTGGACAAGTTTGttattgtcttcattgatgacattcttatttattttaagactgAAGAGGAGCATGCTGATCACTTGCGAACTGTGCTGCAAATTCTGAGAGACAGGAAGTTGTACGCTAAGTTATCTAAAtgcgagttttggaagagtgaggtgaagtttctCGGCCATGTGGTGAGTAAGCAGGGAATAGCTTTGGATCCTGCTAAGGTGGAAGCAGTGATGAATTGGGAGCGACCAACTTCAATGATAGAGATAAGGAGTTTCCTAGGTTTGGCGGGGTATTATCGCAAATTCATTAAGGGATTTTCACAGCTCGCCTTACCTTTAACTAAATTGACTAGGAAGGATACGCTTTTTATCTGGACTCCGGAATGTGAAGAGAGTTTCCAAGCATTGAAGCACAGGTTGACTACTGCACCTGTATTGGTATTACCTGAACCAAGTGAACCGTTTGAAGTGTATTGTGATGCATCTCTAAAAGGTTTGGGGTGCGTTCTGATGCAGCACCAGAATGTTGTAGCATACGCCTCATGGCAATTAAGGCCGCATGAAATGAACTATCCAACACATGATTTGGAACTTGCTACTGTTGTGTTTGCTTTAAAGATTTGGAGGCATTATCTTTATGGCGTTAAGTTTCATGTTTTCTCAGACCATAAGAGTTTGAAGTATCTTTTTTAGCAGAAAGAGTTGAATATGCATCAGAGGAGATGGATGGAGCTTCTGAAAGATTATGATTTTAAATCGAATTATCATCCAGGAAAAGCGAATGTTGTGGCGGACGCTTTGAGTCGGAAGTCTTTATATGtagcttggatgatgctacgGGAGGAAGAGTTACTGAAAGCATTTCAAGGTTTGAATTTGGGAGTTAGAGAAGAATTTGGAATTCTATGTTTGAGTCAGTTGCAGATTTTAAGTGATTTTAAATTAGAACGTTTGAAGGCTCATCGAGATAGTGAAGCattacgtaaggtattaccaGCAGTTGAACAGggaaaacagtggagagtgtcagAAGGTCAGGATGGTTTATGGAGGTTCAAGAACCGGATTATTGTGCCTAATGTTGGAGACCTGCGACAAAGTATCTTGAAGGAAGCTCATAAGAGTGGGTTCTCAATTCATCTAGGGAGTACCAAAATGTATCAAGATCTGAAAGcgatgttctggtggccagggatgaagaatgatgtggcattGCACGTATCTAAATGTTTAACATGTCAGAAGGTTAAGATCGAGCATCAGAGACCATCAGGGACCCTTCAGCCTTTAGAAATTCCACAATGGAAATGGGAGAGTATCGCAATGGATTTTGTGATAAGTTTGCCTAGAACCCGATCTGGTTGTGATGCTATTTGGGTAGTTGTGGATCAACTAACGAAATCAGCTCATTTTCTTCCTTTCCGAATAAGTTGCACAATGGAATAATTGGCTAGAATGTATATCAAAGAGATTGTCAGGTTACATGGCGTGCCTTCTACCATTATATCTGACAGGGATCCTCGTTTTACATCAAGGTTCTGGGGAGCTTTTGAGCGTGCATTTGGGACTCAGTTAAGCATGAGTACTGCGTATCACCCTCAGATAGATGGTCAGTCAGAGAGAACTATTTAGACCTTGGAGGATATGCTAagggcttgtgttttggaccagccGGTGagctgggatcggtatatgccattagtggaaTTTACTTATAATAATAgctatcatgcgagcatcgaAATGGCTCCATATGAAGCTCTGTATGGCAGGAAATGTCAATCTtcactatgttggtatgaaactGGAGAAAGAAGTTTGTTAGGGCCTGAGATGATAGCTGAAACTACTGAACAGATAAAGAAGATTCGTAGTCGAATACTTATAGCCCATTCGTAGTCAAATGCTTATAGCCCAGAGCCGCCAGAAGAGTTATGCtgatcagaggcgaaagcctTTGGAATTCGAAGCAGGAGAACATGTCTTTCTGAAAGTTACACGAACCACTGGAGTGGGAAGAGCTATTAAGACTAAGAAACTAAATCCTCGTTATATTGGACCGTTTGAGATTCTGAAGAGGATTGGGCCAGTGGCTTATAGAATTGCCTTACCACCATATCTTTCGAATTTGCACGATGTGTTTCATGTGTCTCAGCTtaggaagtacactcctgacgCAAGTCATATTCTAGAACCAGAACCAATCCAAGTGAGAGAAGATCTAACACTTCCAGTAGCCCCGGTAAGAATTGATGACACCAGTGTTAAACGATTACGAGGAAGGAAAGTATCATTGGTAAAAGTAGCTTGAGTCGAGCTGGTATGGAGGAACATACCTGGGAGCTCGAATCAGATATGCGAAAGGACTATCCACATCTCTTTTCAAGTAactagatttgaattttgagggcaaaattctttattaggtgggtaggatgtaaaccccagttaaattagtaaataattagtcaataaattagtttttaataaggagaaatagaaatgtgaatattatatcaaattaggatagagctcattgaaacaagaattttgacactaatttcgaaGAAATCGGTCCAAGATTGGACTGAATGGGCCGAACCGATTGAACCGGACCCAAACCGAGCTGTTGGTCCAACCGGACCAGCCCTTTTAAATGAGCCGAAAGCCCTTTCTTCCTCACTTCGCCAGCAATCAGCGTGAAATGCTTCCAGGGAGGAGAAAACGTTCACTAACCTTTACGCCACTTTTCAAAATCCCGTAACTTTTCCATCCAAGCTCCAATcgtcgcaccgtttgcggccacgcgttcacagCGTCGAGCTCTACGTTTCTACCAGAACAATTTCACTGGTAACTTGTTTAATCAATTCCAGCCCTCTTTTCCcccaattttcaaatttttaatgggaaggttgaatttctttgatttctgaTGTTTTAGAATCCAATTAGATTAAGGGAAacgttcactcttgcttatgtgaagcttgggtaaggtgaggatacgataattctattttattttctttgaatttgagctttgagtattaaattggatatatatatgttatgaatgtgtattaggttgtgaataaataattggagcttgaaattgtgaatattggaacttggaggaagctgattagttgaattttgaaggGACTGCCTTGGTTTTAAATAATTTGCTTTGGTCATTAcgtggaaatcggccaaggaatggtttaggtttcttgcatttaatatataatgttctgtgaaaacttaggctagatgaccataggataagttggaatgCAGGTGTATGTTTAATGTTTAGTAATTTGTCAATGAATAtatttggttgaattttattggataattagttattaatttggATGGTGAATGTTGTTATGTTAATTTGGAGAGAATCATGGTTGaatgttattgttgatgaacATATTTGGTTAGGTACTTGTTGATTAACTAATAATTTggtgaattattgatttgaggtattttGTGTTAGAAGCTTAGGATTAGTGAACTATGATccttagttgaattttggttgttggatttgaatattttatgaGTATAATTGTTGACCTGAGGTAGATTTATTAGGGTGACTgttatgatgatgaagaagggtatgttgaattgaaaagaaagcaGGTTTGGACctgaaaagggtggcaaagtccgagttttagaggagatgctgccgaaactttatgaaaaatttagacattttgtttatatgattatttaaaaagatttagattcaagggttatatgatttgatttagagttattaagaaaatgagcatgttttaagtttgatttatttagaaaagaataaattatgttttgaattggaactATTGATGGACGGAATGTGAGGCGTGACAATGAAGGATAAGGATTGAATATGATTGACGTATAATGATGAATGAAATgcgattgagaatgatgtggatgttgatgaattataattgaattatttatatggcttatgaatttgaataatctgagatacgagattccctggATCAAatgccgtggcttgccaccacatgtaccaggttgaaaactcgatactatGTTGACCCTTCGACataagtgtgaccgggcactatataaattcccgaGAATGTTAATCCCATTGaacaatattgattatttgagaaaaagctatgcatagactcttgggatgcacgtcgggggacagcCTAAGGACAAtgcagacttgtcgggttggctggataaccgacagatgagcctcatcagccataggacaggcatgcatcatatgcatattacttgaattacttgcttgtgtattaactgggtgtgcctaaatgtacttgcaatgttaaatgtatatttgttatttgcagtacttgtaaccttcttgtgcGCATGCCTTTGTCTGTTTAGTTATCTGTGAAAATGCATGATGGAGTTGGAGGTAAGGAGGAATGGCAGAATGGGATTTagatttaaggttaagttaagttaggtttAAATATCCTTAGTAAACCACCTTTTATGTCttctgtttaaaactttaaactttataatctgagtgtcggcgttctaggattgcaTCTGGCATTTTcaagaccttatatattatgtgtgtggcacctttaccattctgagaacctccagttctcattccatactatgttgttgtttttcagatgtaggtcgagaggcatctcgttaggcgtctggaccCTTGAAGCGGAGTGGTTACAAGGTTCTTTTGTTATGTTATGATGTGTATATGTACTTGATTTTCTCTCCACATAACTTGTTCTTTTGATCCTCCTAGAGGTTTATTGAGAGGCAGGATTGTGTATATGtacttttgggttttggatatgtatgtatatatatgtaaatattctccggccagtcttgacttcgcaggctaagttaggagcttgttattttgtatctttggcaCTCTATTCCTACTTCTGTTATCATATGTTTAATAGTTATGGTTTCCTTAGCACGCAGGTTAACCCGTtccttgagcgttgcgcttttattttgcgattttgtttcCTCTTTTCTTCAAGACTCttagcatattataattcttctgctattatatgtactcattttattttagagttcgtaataccacaccacctctattttatggcttaagcgtaaagcttagtatggtagggtgttacacctattatatatattaatttacagaatcctaaattttagctctttttattttctgtcatcatagaattaggatttagaattttcaaaatcaatatatatatatataaaaatatctttaaaaaggGATGTTTTTGACATCTTTATCGAAGTGGCTCCCTTACATATATTataaacaataatttaaaactaaaagcgagacttttttttttgtcaaagatAGGAGTGAGACTTAAACCCACGACCTCTAGATAACTATAGGAAGACTATACCATTTGAGCTATAACTTATTGGCTAAAAAACGAGATTTGTCTCTCtaattgttagttttattttaattaaaattttatattatttttaattattccaTAAAGATAATTATACAAATAACAAAATTGATTAATTTTCTATCAATCTAATATCAATAAATG
The genomic region above belongs to Arachis duranensis cultivar V14167 chromosome 3, aradu.V14167.gnm2.J7QH, whole genome shotgun sequence and contains:
- the LOC127745479 gene encoding uncharacterized protein LOC127745479, with protein sequence MYIKEIVRLHGVPSTIISDRDPRFTSRFWGAFERAFGTQLSMSTAYHPQIDAIMRASKWLHMKLCMAGNVNLHYVGMKLEKESRQKSYADQRRKPLEFEAGEHVFLKVTRTTGVGRAIKTKKLNPRYIGPFEILKRIGPVAYRIALPPYLSNLHDVFHVSQLRKYTPDASHILEPEPIQVREDLTLPVAPVRIDDTSVKRLRGRKVSLVKVA